In the Devosia sp. SL43 genome, one interval contains:
- the pyrE gene encoding orotate phosphoribosyltransferase, whose amino-acid sequence MTKDDVLDIFRECGAMLEGHFILSSGLRSPVFLQKAKVFQYAAQTEKLCKALASRIRAEFPDVTKVVSPAIGGIIPGYETSRHLGVPALYTERVEGKFELRRGFEIAPDDKVIVVEDIVSTGLSIRECVEALRGIGANVVAAACLIDRSGGEADVGVPLVSLIEYKVPAYPADQLPPELAAIPAIKPGSRGIQGVK is encoded by the coding sequence ATGACGAAAGATGATGTGCTGGACATTTTCCGCGAATGCGGCGCCATGCTCGAAGGTCATTTCATCCTCTCGTCCGGCCTGCGCTCGCCGGTCTTCCTGCAAAAGGCCAAGGTGTTCCAATACGCCGCCCAGACCGAAAAGCTGTGCAAGGCCCTGGCCAGCCGCATCCGCGCCGAATTCCCCGACGTCACCAAGGTCGTTTCGCCTGCTATCGGCGGCATCATCCCCGGCTACGAAACCTCGCGCCACCTCGGCGTGCCTGCCCTCTATACCGAGCGCGTTGAGGGCAAGTTCGAACTGCGCCGCGGCTTCGAGATTGCCCCTGACGACAAGGTCATCGTCGTCGAAGACATCGTCTCCACCGGCCTTTCCATCCGCGAATGCGTCGAGGCCCTGCGCGGCATCGGTGCCAACGTGGTTGCCGCCGCCTGCCTGATCGACCGCTCCGGCGGTGAAGCCGATGTCGGCGTGCCGCTGGTCTCCCTCATCGAATACAAGGTTCCGGCCTATCCCGCCGACCAACTCCCGCCCGAATTGGCTGCCATCCCCGCCATCAAGCCGGGCAGTCGCGGCATTCAGGGGGTAAAGTGA
- the acpS gene encoding holo-ACP synthase, which translates to MIIGLGSDLIQIHRVEQTLAKYGDRFTNRCFTEIERRKSDRRAQRAASYAKRFAAKEACSKALGTGISWGVYWRDMGVVNLPSGKPTMQLTNGAAKALARLVPPGHTPHIHLTITDDAGLAQAFVIIEALPTVAIDPAGTKA; encoded by the coding sequence GTGATCATCGGTCTCGGCTCCGACCTCATCCAGATCCATCGCGTCGAGCAGACCCTCGCCAAATACGGCGATCGTTTCACCAATCGCTGCTTCACCGAGATCGAGCGCCGCAAGTCCGATCGCCGGGCCCAGCGCGCCGCCTCCTACGCCAAGCGCTTCGCCGCCAAGGAGGCTTGCTCCAAGGCCTTGGGCACCGGCATCAGCTGGGGCGTCTACTGGCGCGACATGGGCGTGGTGAACCTGCCATCCGGCAAGCCGACCATGCAGCTGACCAACGGCGCCGCAAAGGCCCTGGCCCGCCTTGTGCCGCCGGGCCACACGCCCCACATCCACCTGACCATCACCGACGACGCCGGGCTTGCCCAGGCCTTCGTCATCATCGAAGCGTTGCCAACCGTTGCAATTGACCCGGCCGGGACAAAGGCATAA